A single region of the Duganella sp. BuS-21 genome encodes:
- a CDS encoding oligopeptide transporter, OPT family → MSIAAPSNPREITVRGIILGILITLVFTAAQVYLGLKVGLTFATSIPAAVISMALLSAFKNATIQENNIVQTIASAAGTLASVIFVLPGLLMIGWWANVPFWPTFGACAIGGVLGVMYTVPLRRALVSQSSLPYPEGVAAAEVLKVGMASREGAAEGKAGLRAVIWGSLTSALFAAAGAAKLMAAEVAVFFRTGAGATGIGASSSLALIGAGHLMGITVGIAMLAGLIIAWGILVPLMSNLTPMAAGAEVAGHALGIWSKQVRMIGAGVIGIAAIVTLAGLAKPILGGLKSAMEAARKAKLEGASLDRTELDIPIYIVGLVTLLSMVPAGWLLASFLQGGPLASLAVPLVAVGVGYVLVAGIFAAAVCGYMAGLIGSSNSPVSGIAILTVLGAALSVGVVGRSVMGPEVAQALIAYALFVTTVVLAVAVIGNDNLQDLKTGQLVNATPWKQQVGLLIGVAAGSCVVPPVLELLNRANGFVGAPNLESISDQPLAAPQALLISTLAKGAIGGDLPWDLLGYGVLIGLALVVINFALKQSSDGKYSLPPLGVGLAIYLPSAVITPVVIGAVAGYLFDRAVEKKVGGESAKRISVLVMSGFIVGESLFNVALAGLIVLSGKGEPLAIATGMGEGQGMTVALIVGTAIVWGLYRWSAKNGQAVQG, encoded by the coding sequence ATGAGCATAGCTGCACCGTCCAACCCGCGGGAAATCACCGTTCGCGGGATTATTCTGGGCATTCTGATTACGCTGGTATTCACCGCCGCCCAGGTCTATCTGGGCCTGAAGGTCGGCCTGACCTTCGCCACCTCGATCCCGGCCGCCGTGATCTCGATGGCGCTGCTGAGCGCCTTCAAGAACGCCACCATCCAGGAAAACAACATCGTCCAGACCATCGCGTCGGCGGCCGGCACGCTGGCCTCGGTGATCTTTGTGCTGCCTGGCCTGTTGATGATCGGCTGGTGGGCCAACGTGCCGTTCTGGCCGACCTTCGGCGCCTGCGCCATCGGCGGCGTATTGGGTGTGATGTACACGGTGCCGCTGCGCCGCGCGCTGGTGTCGCAGTCGTCGCTGCCGTATCCGGAAGGCGTGGCCGCCGCCGAAGTGCTGAAGGTGGGCATGGCCTCGCGCGAAGGCGCGGCGGAAGGCAAGGCCGGCCTGCGCGCGGTGATCTGGGGTTCGCTGACGTCGGCGCTGTTTGCCGCCGCCGGCGCCGCCAAGCTGATGGCCGCCGAAGTGGCGGTGTTCTTCCGCACCGGCGCCGGCGCCACCGGCATCGGCGCATCGAGCTCGCTGGCGCTGATCGGCGCCGGCCACCTGATGGGCATCACGGTCGGTATCGCCATGCTGGCGGGCCTGATCATCGCCTGGGGCATCCTGGTGCCGCTGATGAGCAACCTGACGCCAATGGCGGCCGGCGCCGAAGTGGCCGGCCATGCGCTGGGCATCTGGTCCAAGCAGGTGCGGATGATAGGCGCCGGCGTGATCGGCATCGCCGCCATCGTCACCCTGGCCGGCCTGGCCAAACCTATCCTGGGCGGCCTGAAGTCGGCCATGGAAGCGGCGCGCAAGGCCAAGCTGGAAGGCGCCTCGCTGGACCGCACCGAACTCGATATCCCGATCTACATCGTCGGCCTGGTCACCCTGCTGTCGATGGTGCCGGCCGGCTGGCTGCTGGCCAGCTTCCTGCAAGGCGGCCCGCTGGCGTCGCTGGCGGTGCCGCTGGTGGCGGTCGGCGTCGGCTACGTGCTGGTGGCCGGCATTTTCGCCGCCGCCGTCTGCGGCTACATGGCGGGCCTGATCGGCTCCTCCAACTCGCCGGTGTCCGGCATTGCCATTCTGACGGTGCTGGGCGCGGCGCTGAGCGTGGGCGTGGTGGGCCGCAGCGTCATGGGTCCGGAGGTGGCGCAGGCGCTGATCGCCTACGCGCTGTTCGTCACCACCGTGGTGCTGGCGGTGGCCGTGATCGGCAACGACAACCTGCAGGATCTGAAGACCGGTCAGCTGGTCAACGCCACCCCGTGGAAGCAGCAGGTCGGCCTGCTGATCGGCGTCGCCGCCGGTTCGTGCGTGGTGCCGCCGGTGCTGGAACTGCTGAACCGCGCCAACGGTTTTGTCGGTGCACCGAACCTGGAATCGATCTCCGACCAGCCGCTGGCGGCGCCGCAGGCGCTGCTGATCTCCACGCTGGCCAAAGGCGCCATCGGCGGCGATTTGCCGTGGGATCTGCTGGGTTACGGCGTGCTGATCGGCCTGGCGCTGGTGGTGATCAATTTCGCGCTCAAGCAATCGAGCGATGGCAAATACAGCCTGCCGCCGCTGGGCGTGGGCCTGGCGATCTACCTGCCTAGCGCGGTGATCACGCCGGTGGTGATCGGCGCGGTGGCCGGCTACCTGTTCGACCGCGCGGTCGAGAAAAAGGTCGGCGGCGAATCGGCCAAGCGCATCAGCGTGCTGGTGATGTCGGGCTTCATCGTCGGCGAGAGCTTGTTCAACGTGGCGCTGGCGGGTTTGATTGTGTTGTCGGGCAAAGGCGAGCCGCTGGCGATCGCCACCGGCATGGGTGAAGGCCAGGGCATGACCGTGGCGCTGATCGTCGGCACGGCGATTGTCTGGGGTCTGTACCGCTGGTCGGCCAAGAACGGCCAGGCGGTGCAGGGGTAA
- the ylqF gene encoding ribosome biogenesis GTPase YlqF, producing the protein MNAAKKKAAEQMENIDLVIEVVDARLPEASTNPMVDELRKFRQRPCLKILNKIDLADPAATAAWSAYYNAQEGVTAYAMTTKKPADVARIPDLAKQLAPHRGVPTKPLRIMIMGIPNVGKSTLMNALLKKRVAKVGDEPAVTKQQQKLYLDKNTILVDTPGMLWPKIALPSDGLMLAASHAIGANALIEEEVAEFLAGELLVHYPQLLVARYGFKDIETFDAIAVVEGVGAKRGFRQKGGDLDYEKAAHTFLGDYRSGILGRISLETPETRKVRLAQHAEEMATKAAEKAAIAAEKAKAAANGKRGT; encoded by the coding sequence ATGAACGCCGCCAAGAAGAAGGCGGCGGAACAGATGGAGAACATCGATCTGGTGATCGAGGTGGTCGACGCGCGCCTGCCCGAGGCCAGCACCAACCCGATGGTCGACGAGCTGCGCAAGTTCCGCCAGCGTCCATGCCTGAAGATCCTCAACAAGATCGACCTGGCCGATCCCGCCGCCACCGCCGCCTGGAGCGCTTATTACAACGCGCAGGAAGGCGTGACCGCCTACGCCATGACCACCAAGAAGCCGGCCGACGTGGCGCGCATTCCGGACCTGGCCAAGCAGCTGGCGCCGCATCGCGGCGTGCCGACCAAGCCGCTGCGCATCATGATCATGGGGATCCCCAACGTCGGCAAGTCGACCTTGATGAACGCGCTCCTGAAAAAGCGCGTGGCCAAGGTGGGCGACGAGCCGGCCGTGACCAAGCAGCAGCAAAAGCTTTACCTGGACAAGAACACGATACTGGTCGATACGCCGGGGATGTTGTGGCCGAAGATCGCGCTGCCGAGCGATGGCCTGATGCTGGCGGCCAGTCACGCGATCGGTGCTAACGCGCTGATCGAAGAGGAGGTGGCGGAGTTCCTGGCCGGCGAGCTGCTGGTGCACTACCCGCAATTGCTGGTGGCGCGCTACGGCTTTAAGGATATTGAAACGTTTGACGCCATCGCCGTGGTGGAAGGCGTAGGCGCCAAGCGCGGTTTCCGCCAGAAGGGCGGCGATCTCGATTACGAAAAAGCGGCGCACACCTTCCTGGGTGATTATCGCAGCGGCATCCTGGGTCGCATCTCGCTGGAGACGCCGGAGACGCGCAAAGTGCGCCTGGCGCAGCATGCAGAGGAGATGGCGACCAAGGCCGCCGAAAAAGCCGCCATCGCCGCCGAGAAGGCGAAAGCCGCCGCCAACGGCAAGCGCGGCACTTAG
- a CDS encoding thiol:disulfide interchange protein DsbA/DsbL, protein MRPLLATVAFVAAAGACAADFKDGLDYNTVNTPRPDTGKKVEVLEFFMYHCPHCNVLDPVLADWVKKNNDKIVFRRMHMGDDAQAKAFYTLEAMNALGNGVHEKIFRAIHVDRNRLNTDAALQDFVVKNGVDKAKYVEAFNSFGVQTKLKRAQQVATQYKLDSVPALVIDGHYTTSPAVAGHGLTSADAAHKAMFAVVDSLVAKSLQERAAKK, encoded by the coding sequence TTGCGCCCACTGTTAGCCACCGTCGCCTTTGTGGCCGCCGCCGGCGCTTGCGCCGCCGACTTCAAGGATGGCCTGGACTACAACACCGTCAACACGCCGCGGCCGGACACCGGCAAGAAGGTCGAGGTGCTGGAGTTCTTCATGTACCACTGCCCGCACTGCAATGTGCTCGATCCGGTGCTGGCCGACTGGGTAAAAAAGAACAACGACAAGATCGTGTTCCGCCGCATGCACATGGGCGACGACGCCCAGGCCAAGGCCTTCTATACGCTGGAAGCGATGAACGCGCTGGGCAACGGCGTGCACGAGAAAATCTTCCGCGCCATCCACGTCGACCGCAACCGTCTCAACACCGACGCGGCCCTGCAGGACTTCGTGGTCAAGAACGGCGTGGACAAGGCCAAGTACGTCGAGGCCTTCAATTCCTTCGGCGTGCAGACCAAGTTGAAACGCGCGCAGCAGGTGGCAACTCAGTATAAACTCGATAGCGTACCGGCACTGGTGATCGATGGTCATTACACGACCTCGCCGGCGGTGGCCGGCCACGGCCTGACGTCGGCCGATGCAGCACACAAAGCGATGTTCGCGGTTGTCGATAGCCTGGTAGCGAAGTCGCTGCAGGAACGCGCCGCCAAGAAGTAA
- a CDS encoding SDR family oxidoreductase, whose translation MKQVMLVTGSSRGIGAATALLASRRGYAVCINYHSNADAASRLRAQIVAEGGEAIAVQADVGVEADVLRLFAAIDEELGPLTALVNNVGVLEQQGQLADMSAERLQRVFNTNILSYFLCSREAVRRMSTARGGQGGGIVNVSSGASRHGGGNVYVDYAASKGAVDVLTLGLSKEVGPQGIRVNCVRPGIIYTDIHASGGDAGRVDKLSSSVPLGRGGQPEEIAETILWLLGPQSSYVSGAIVDAGGAR comes from the coding sequence ATGAAACAGGTGATGCTGGTGACCGGCAGCAGCCGTGGCATCGGCGCCGCGACCGCGCTGTTGGCCAGCCGTCGCGGCTACGCGGTCTGCATCAACTACCACAGCAACGCCGACGCCGCGTCGCGCCTGCGCGCGCAGATCGTGGCCGAAGGCGGCGAGGCCATCGCCGTGCAGGCCGATGTCGGGGTGGAAGCCGACGTGCTGCGCCTGTTCGCCGCCATCGACGAGGAACTGGGGCCGCTGACGGCGCTGGTCAACAACGTCGGCGTGCTGGAACAGCAGGGCCAGTTGGCCGACATGTCGGCCGAGCGCCTGCAGCGCGTCTTCAACACCAATATTCTCAGCTATTTCCTGTGCAGCCGCGAGGCGGTGCGGCGCATGTCCACCGCGCGCGGCGGGCAGGGCGGCGGCATCGTCAACGTCTCGTCGGGCGCCTCGCGCCATGGCGGCGGCAATGTGTATGTGGACTATGCGGCCTCCAAGGGCGCGGTCGATGTATTGACGCTGGGCCTGTCGAAGGAGGTCGGCCCGCAAGGCATCCGCGTGAACTGTGTGCGGCCGGGGATCATCTACACCGACATCCACGCCAGCGGCGGCGATGCCGGCCGCGTCGACAAGCTGTCCTCCAGCGTGCCGCTGGGGCGCGGCGGCCAGCCCGAGGAAATCGCCGAAACCATCTTGTGGCTGCTCGGCCCTCAATCCTCCTACGTCAGCGGCGCCATCGTCGATGCCGGCGGCGCGCGCTAA
- a CDS encoding cobalamin-binding protein gives MISSALRRCRLALAVLGVALCAGAGAAITVQDDAGNTVTLAKPAQRVISTAPHITELLFAAGGGERVVGVMSYSDYPEAAKRLPVIGSDATIDMERLLALRPDLLVVWQTGNTERQLAQLKSLGIPVFYSEPKRLDEVATSLTRLGRLLGQDATAQAAARDYRQKIAKLAAGYAQRAPVRVFYQIWEKPLFTLNGEHIVSDALRVCGGRNVFGALKVTAPSVSTEAVLQENPEAIVGGERHDGQSGIHIWKPYKGLLAVQRNNLFMLDSELLVRASPRIADGVAVLCEKLETARRHRP, from the coding sequence ATGATTTCATCCGCGCTGCGCCGCTGCCGCCTTGCGCTGGCCGTACTGGGCGTCGCGCTGTGCGCTGGCGCCGGCGCCGCCATCACCGTGCAGGACGACGCCGGCAACACCGTCACGCTGGCGAAACCCGCGCAGCGCGTGATTTCGACCGCGCCGCACATCACCGAACTGCTGTTTGCCGCCGGCGGCGGCGAGCGCGTGGTCGGCGTCATGAGCTATAGCGATTACCCGGAAGCGGCCAAGCGCCTGCCGGTGATCGGCAGCGACGCCACCATCGACATGGAACGCCTGCTGGCGTTGCGCCCGGACCTGCTGGTGGTCTGGCAGACCGGGAACACCGAGCGCCAGCTGGCGCAGCTGAAAAGCCTGGGCATCCCGGTGTTCTATAGCGAACCGAAACGACTCGACGAAGTGGCCACCAGTCTGACCCGCCTCGGCCGGCTGCTGGGCCAGGACGCCACCGCGCAAGCCGCCGCGCGCGACTATCGCCAGAAGATCGCCAAGCTCGCCGCCGGCTACGCCCAGCGTGCGCCGGTCAGGGTGTTCTACCAGATATGGGAGAAGCCGCTGTTCACGCTGAACGGCGAGCATATCGTCAGCGACGCCTTGCGCGTCTGCGGCGGCCGCAATGTGTTCGGCGCGCTGAAGGTGACCGCGCCCTCGGTCAGCACCGAGGCCGTGCTGCAGGAAAATCCGGAAGCGATCGTCGGCGGCGAACGCCACGACGGCCAATCCGGCATCCACATCTGGAAGCCCTACAAGGGCCTGCTGGCGGTCCAGCGCAACAACCTGTTCATGCTCGACAGCGAACTGCTGGTGCGCGCCAGCCCGCGCATCGCCGACGGCGTCGCCGTGTTGTGCGAAAAACTGGAGACGGCGCGCCGGCATCGCCCTTAA
- a CDS encoding dioxygenase: MTLPTYFLSHGGGPWPFMMDQVGHLYAELDASLRDIPRQLGVTPKAVLVVTAHWEGREFMLSSSARPPMIYDYGGFPAHTYEVQYRAPGSPELAAQVQGLLEAGGHKALLDPQRGFDHGTFSAMYPVYPQADVPIVQLSLKQGLDPQTHLEVGRLLAPLREQGVLIIGSGLSYHNLRAFNTSGAAASHAFDKWLGDTMALPPQERSARLMAWESAPAARIAHPREEHLLPLMVVLGAAETDPATMPYHEDAFMGGIAVSSYRFGQAAA, translated from the coding sequence ATGACACTCCCAACTTATTTTCTGTCGCACGGCGGCGGACCCTGGCCATTCATGATGGACCAGGTCGGCCATCTGTATGCTGAACTGGACGCCTCGCTGCGCGACATTCCGCGCCAGCTCGGCGTCACGCCGAAGGCAGTGCTGGTGGTGACGGCGCATTGGGAAGGCCGTGAGTTCATGCTGTCGTCGTCGGCCAGGCCGCCGATGATCTACGACTACGGCGGCTTCCCGGCGCACACCTACGAGGTGCAGTACCGTGCGCCGGGTTCGCCGGAGCTGGCGGCGCAGGTGCAGGGTTTGCTGGAGGCCGGCGGCCACAAGGCGCTGCTCGATCCGCAGCGCGGCTTCGACCACGGCACCTTCAGCGCCATGTATCCGGTGTATCCGCAGGCGGACGTGCCGATCGTGCAGCTGTCGCTCAAGCAGGGACTGGATCCGCAGACGCACCTGGAAGTGGGACGCCTGCTGGCGCCCTTGCGCGAGCAGGGCGTGCTGATTATCGGCAGCGGGCTCAGTTACCACAATCTGCGCGCGTTCAACACCAGCGGCGCGGCCGCTTCGCACGCGTTCGACAAGTGGTTGGGCGATACCATGGCGCTGCCGCCGCAGGAACGCAGCGCGCGCTTGATGGCGTGGGAAAGCGCACCGGCGGCGCGCATCGCGCATCCACGCGAAGAACACCTGCTGCCGCTGATGGTGGTGCTGGGCGCGGCCGAAACCGACCCCGCCACCATGCCCTACCACGAAGACGCCTTCATGGGTGGAATCGCCGTCAGTAGTTACCGCTTCGGACAGGCTGCGGCTTAA
- a CDS encoding histone deacetylase family protein, whose product MTTAIYSHPDCQRHDMGDWHPESPARLQAIADQLIGSHISDLLEHREAPLVALSDLERNHSKNAIAIVRDNVPAEGDSYPIDGDTSLNAWSWRAAQRAAGAAVAATNAVIDGEIDNAFCAVRPPGHHARPIEPMGFCLFNNVAVAAKHALDVRGLSRVAIVDFDVHHGNGTEEAFINEPRALMVSFFQHPLYPYTEPPPITANQVNVPVPAHSKGDVVRKIVLEQWLPALHAFKPQMIFISAGFDAHREDDIGGMGLVEADYAWMTEQMMAVAREHAQGRIVSCLEGGYNLSALGRSVVAHLKALAEI is encoded by the coding sequence ATGACCACAGCCATCTACAGCCATCCCGACTGCCAGCGCCACGACATGGGCGACTGGCACCCTGAATCGCCGGCGCGCCTGCAGGCCATCGCCGACCAGCTGATCGGATCGCACATCAGCGACCTGCTGGAGCACCGCGAAGCGCCGCTGGTGGCGCTGTCCGACCTCGAACGCAACCACAGCAAAAACGCCATCGCCATCGTGCGCGACAACGTGCCGGCCGAGGGCGACAGCTACCCGATCGACGGCGATACCTCGCTCAACGCCTGGAGCTGGCGCGCGGCGCAGCGCGCGGCCGGCGCGGCGGTGGCTGCCACCAACGCCGTGATCGACGGCGAAATCGACAACGCATTTTGCGCGGTGCGCCCGCCGGGCCACCACGCACGGCCGATCGAACCGATGGGCTTCTGCCTGTTCAACAACGTGGCGGTGGCGGCCAAGCACGCGCTGGACGTGCGCGGCTTGTCGCGGGTGGCGATCGTCGACTTCGACGTCCACCACGGCAACGGCACCGAGGAAGCGTTTATCAACGAACCGCGCGCGTTGATGGTGAGCTTCTTCCAGCACCCGCTGTACCCGTACACCGAGCCGCCGCCGATCACCGCCAACCAGGTCAACGTGCCGGTGCCGGCGCACAGCAAGGGCGACGTGGTGCGCAAGATCGTGCTGGAACAGTGGCTGCCGGCGCTGCACGCGTTCAAGCCGCAGATGATCTTCATCTCGGCCGGCTTCGACGCGCATCGTGAAGACGACATCGGCGGCATGGGGCTGGTGGAGGCGGATTATGCGTGGATGACGGAACAGATGATGGCGGTCGCGCGCGAACATGCGCAAGGGCGCATCGTCAGCTGCCTGGAGGGCGGCTACAACCTGTCGGCGCTGGGCCGCAGCGTGGTGGCGCATTTGAAGGCGCTGGCGGAAATATAA